The Triticum aestivum cultivar Chinese Spring chromosome 3A, IWGSC CS RefSeq v2.1, whole genome shotgun sequence genome includes a region encoding these proteins:
- the LOC123062093 gene encoding la-related protein 6A: MDGQASHPVAVAPESLPQPPPHLETEAEDDPVVVPDASDAASSEPSKVGALSTSPLIKAEDDPVVVPDSVELASSEASVVSAGGVVPPPPPSRPLDAEEDSLIVPDTSEAVPSEATNVGTGSVVPLLPSPPLEAEDDPLIVPVIDASSEASDVVTSGVVLTDELRDKIVKQVEYYFSDENLPTDEFMLKFVMKNKEGLGNVPLGVIASFRKMKKLVQDHSTIEAALRTSSKLVVSSNGKRVRRLHPLPCNELKDVKKRTVVVENLPLDFALESVQEKFGSVGKIMKITIHDPHAVGESAASKKPDFMLSNKVHAIVEYEAVEAAEKAVATLNDERNWRTGMRVILLAKRSVVGSGKNIQSSKENHGTCLRKNNEGQFSKEVQQSVSEKNGGADSGEVASDKENVNSDVNHEEVRQHQRANASGGRKGRYRSQGKGLSGQGHGSSPTIPGSDSANKPISGPRMPDGTRGFTMGRGRSLPLPKAEKAQKTEE; this comes from the exons ATGGACGGCCAGGCTTCACACCCCGTCGCCGTCGCACCCGAATCCCTGCCGCAGCCACCTCCGCATCTGGAGACGGAGGCGGAGGATGACCCCGTCGTCGTCCCCGACGCCTCCGATGCCGCTTCTTCGGAGCCTTCCAAGGTCGGCGCCCTTTCGACGTCGCCTCTTATTAAGGCGGAGGACGACCCGGTCGTCGTCCCCGACTCCGTCGAACTCGCTTCTTCGGAGGCCTCCGTGGTTAGCGCAGGTGGTGtagtgccgccgccaccgccgtcgcggcCTCTTGATGCGGAGGAGGATTCCCTCATCGTCCCCGACACTTCCGAGGCCGTTCCTTCGGAGGCCACCAATGTTGGCACAGGTAGCGTGGTGCCCCTGTTACCATCTCCACCTCTTGAGGCGGAGGACGACCCCCTCATCGTCCCCGTTATTGATGCCTCTTCGGAGGCCTCCGACGTGGTTACCTCTGGTGTCGTGCTTACGGACGAGCTCCGTGACAAGATAGTTAAACAG GTGGAGTACTACTTCAGTGATGAGAATCTTCCCACAGATGAGTTTATGTTGAAATTTGTGATGAAGAACAAGGAGGGCCTTGGTAATG TTCCGCTTGGAGTTATTGCATCATTCAGGAAAATGAAGAAACTTGTTCAGGACCACTCGACAATTGAAGCTGCCCTTAGGACATCATCCAAGCTG GTTGTGAGCTCTAATGGGAAAAGGGTCAGAAGGTTACATCCCTTACCATGCAATGAATTGAAAGACGTGAAG AAAAGGACTGTTGTGGTGGAAAATCTACCTCTGGATTTCGCCCTGGAGAGTGTACAGGAGAAATTTGGATCAGTTGGCAA GATTATGAAGATAACCATCCATGATCCACATGCAGTTGGTGAATCTGCAGCATCGAAGAAGCCTGACTTCATGTTGAGTAATAAG GTACATGCCATTGTTGAGTATGAAGCAGTGGAGGCAGCTGAGAAGGCT GTGGCAACCTTAAACGATGAGAGGAACTGGAGAACTGGGATGAGAGTCATACTCCTGGCTAAACGAAGTGTAGTGGGATCAGGAAAGAATATCCAGTCTTCAAAAGAAAATCATGGCACATGTTTGAGAAAGAACAACGAGGGCCAGTTTTCAAAAGAAGTACAGCAGTCGGTATCAGAAAAAAATGGTGGTGCTGATTCAGGAGAGGTTGCTTCAGATAAGGAGAATGTGAACTCTGATGTTAACCATGAG GAAGTGCGCCAACACCAAAGGGCAAATGCTAGCGGTGGTCGAAAAGGCAGATACAGAAGCCAAGGAAAAGGTCTGAGTGGACAAG GGCATGGCTCATCCCCTACTATTCCTGGTTCTGACTCTGCAAACAAGCCTATTTCTGGGCCAAGAATGCCGGATGGAACAAGGGGCTTCACAATGGGGCGCGGGAGATCGCTTCCACTTCCGAAAGCCGAGAAGGCCCAGAAGACTGAGGAATAG